The Salvia splendens isolate huo1 chromosome 21, SspV2, whole genome shotgun sequence genome includes a window with the following:
- the LOC121784744 gene encoding uncharacterized protein LOC121784744 gives MSKLYFSNMAAVVECEIFQRKKCSFKPLGLNLGKLIRLHVAQEMKRNSKTVRFSGEYGDSGGGMPTSWSSERVANPNVRRHVGGAALMPFNSLRALPSKWDDAERWITSPVSSYGASAQILRRPKAKSGPMGPTNGVILPHDEKPDGAAKKESPISDFKHKDMKTQINPDGNVRLSFSASPSLGPASLHQNDVPASKDEVRDVQVDKGVATAGHPKKQEVIKVKDLIHIQNMSSPWNAAEDSKETSKLQREDMKITAWENLQKAKAEAAVRELEVKLEKKKSASMDKIMNKLRASKMEAQAKRNLLLEKDTPKARTSRSHGGLGVSKYNCFLWRMN, from the exons ATGAGTAAACTGTACTTTTCAAATATGGCTGCGGTTGTTGAATGTGAAATTTTCCAACGGAAGAAGTGCAGCTTCAAGCCACTTGGGTTAAATTTGGGAAAGCTGATCCGACTCCATGTGGCTCAAG AAATGAAGCGAAATTCGAAAACGGTCAGATTCTCCGGCGAATACGGCGACAGCGGCGGCGGAATGCCGACGTCGTGGAGCTCGGAGAGAGTAGCGAATCCTAATGTTAGGAGGCATGTTGGTGGTGCTGCATTGATGCCTTTCAACAGTTTGAGGGCGTTGCCTTCGAAATGGGACGACGCTGAGCGGTGGATCACTAGCCCGGTTTCGAGCTACGGGGCCTCCGCTCAGATTCTGCGGCGGCCCAAAGCCAAGAGTGGGCCCATGGGGCCCACTAATGGTGTGATTCTGCCTCATG ATGAAAAACCCGATGGCGCTGCAAAGAAGGAATCTCCGATTTCAGATTTTAAACATAAGGACATGAAAACTCAGATCAACCCTGATGGGAATGTGAGGCTCTCCTTCTCTGCATCACCTTCCTTAGGTCCGGCTTCATTGCACCAGAACGACGTTCCTGCTTCTAAAGACGAAGTTCGAGATGTCCAAGTTGACAAAGGCGTCGCTACAGCCGGGCATCCCAAGAAGCAAGAAGTAATAAAGGTGAAGGACTTGATTCATATCCAAAACATGTCTTCACCTTGGAATGCAGCAGAGGATTCAAAAGAGACATCAAA GTTGCAAAGAGAGGACATGAAAATCACTGCTTGGGAGAACTTGCAGAAGGCGAAAGCTGAGGCAGCAGTTCGGGAACTTGAG GTGAAACTAGAGAAGAAGAAATCAGCATCCATGGACAAAATCATGAACAAGCTGAGAGCCTCTAAGATGGAAGCTCAAGCCAAGAGAAACTTGTTGTTGGAGAAGGACACACCAAAAGCTCGAACGTCGCGGTCTCATGGAGGACTTGGAGTCTCTAAATACAACTGCTTTCTCTGGCGTATGAATTAG
- the LOC121784745 gene encoding cyclin-dependent kinase inhibitor 6-like → MESAAAAGERKRKVYLGESELSASSIHLKAPRLDDVASANSASPASSGDLSCETVGGDDAFASCCTSNGSGDLTKETSKFVDLEDNEDTVEVLTTSAGDSLDCRERSETTPVREARGESGELESIREPDPRRHSAEMKMPSEAELEEFFAAAEKNIQQKFIDKYNYDIVKDQPLEGRYEWVLVPVRPE, encoded by the exons ATGGAAAGCGCGGCAGCGGCGGgggagagaaagaggaaggTTTATTTAGGTGAATCGGAGTTATCGGCATCGTCGATTCATCTGAAGGCTCCGCGGTTGGATGACGTGGCGTCGGCTAATTCAGCTTCGCCGGCGAGTTCAGGAGATTTATCTTGCGAGACAGTCGGAGGAGACGATGCCTTTGCGTCTTGTTGCACAAGTAACGGATCCGGTGATCTGACTAAGGAGACATCGAAATTCGTAGATCTGGAG GACAATGAGGACACTGTGGAGGTCCTCACGACTTCGGCTGGTGATTCGTTGGATTGCCGAGAGAG AAGCGAAACAACGCCGGTGAGAGAGGCTCGGGGTGAGTCAGGCGAGCTGGAGTCAATACGTGAACCAGATCCTCGCCGTCATTCTGCAGAGATGAAAATGCCATCAGAAGCTGAGCTTGAGGAATTCTTTGCCGCGGCTGAGAAGAACATCCAGCAAAAATTCATTGACAA GTACAACTATGACATAGTGAAGGACCAGCCCCTTGAGGGGCGTTACGAATGGGTCCTTGTTCCAGTGAGGCCAGAATAA